A window from Plectropomus leopardus isolate mb chromosome 3, YSFRI_Pleo_2.0, whole genome shotgun sequence encodes these proteins:
- the bcl6aa gene encoding BCL6A transcription repressor a, giving the protein MQEVSRKALPELDKMACAADSCIQFTRHASDVLLNLNRLRSRDILTDVTILVNRQQFRAHKTVLMACSGLFYTIFTDSHKCNLNAISLDPKVDPEGFAILLEFMYTSRLTLKESLIMAIMNTAIYLQMDHVVDTCHRFIKSSDPSVKLPRDEFLVSPLVLPQDVHAYRPHDVVDSLHSRVAPFRDGRPYGSNMFNGVSTPSNYHLYGQFPMPGFPFPLCKLTDAKTAFADLSKSGIHHKHCSPHDSVIRAEYTRAVGTSSSSIIHSTTYACREAGRDDEMRKESHEGVGQSIALGTRKRAFPVLTLEHQRDSGKDHAPQAEEDLIHQHYPLGISSAGRKSLMSSPQSPLKSDCQPNSPTESSSSKNAGLSSQTASVQAPQGTQDPKSRNWKKYKFIVLNQSAKEDEAGLRDPGLRSPQRLGLQPYLHPSDSENLDPQTTSKSNNQSEDLPVPQASRLNNIINSALEELRNAESHPPHYLNRLNCSSCGAPSPQHSEVCPISSRSRLSEDMAELHSEYSDSSCENGTFFCNECDSKFAEDEALKQHMLQVHSDKPYKCDRCQAAFRYKGNLASHKTVHTGEKPYRCNICGAQFNRPANLKTHTRIHSGEKPYKCETCGARFVQVAHLRAHVLIHTGEKPYPCEICGTRFRHLQTLKSHLRIHTGEKPYHCEKCNLHFRHKSQLRLHLRQKHGAITNTKIQYRMSTVDMPMTDVPMADMPTDLTKVC; this is encoded by the exons ATGCAAGAAGTTTCTAGGAAAGCGCTAccag AACTTGACAAAATGGCTTGCGCAGCAGACAGCTGCATACAATTCACACGCCATGCAAGCGATGTCCTGCTCAACCTGAATCGCCTCCGTAGCAGAGACATCCTCACAGATGTCACTATCTTGGTTAACAGACAGCAGTTTCGTGCGCACAAGACTGTTCTCATGGCTTGCAG TGGGCTGTTTTACACCATCTTTACCGACTCCCACAAGTGCAATCTTAATGCAATCAGTCTGGACCCAAAGGTGGACCCAGAGGGCTTTGCCATCCTGCTGGAGTTCATGTACACCTCCCGTCTCACGCTAAAGGAGAGTCTGATCATGGCGATTATGAACACAGCCATCTACCTGCAGATGGACCATGTTGTGGACACCTGCCACAGATTCATCAAATCCAG TGATCCGTCTGTCAAGCTGCCCAGAGATGAGTTTTTGGTCAGTCCCTTGGTGTTACCTCAGGATGTCCACGCGTACCGACCCCATGATGTTGTCGACAGTTTGCACAGCCGCGTGGCTCCGTTCAGGGATGGGAGGCCCTACGGCTCAAACATGTTCAACGGGGTCAGCACCCCAAGCAACTACCATCTCTACGGGCAGTTTCCCATGCCAGGATTCCCCTTCCCTCTCTGCAAGCTGACTGATGCCAAAACCGCTTTTGCTGACCTCTCAAAGAGCGGCATCCACCACAAGCATTGTTCTCCGCATGACAGCGTCATCAGGGCAGAGTACACCCGGGCGGTTGGCACTAGCTCCTCCAGCATTATTCACTCTACCACCTACGCTTGCAGGGAGGCAGGGCGAGACGATGAGATGCGGAAGGAGAGCCACGAGGGGGTCGGCCAGTCTATCGCACTCGGCACAAGGAAGCGCGCGTTTCCTGTGCTGACCCTCGAGCACCAGAGAGACTCTGGGAAAGATCACGCTCCTCAGGCGGAGGAAGACCTGATCCATCAGCACTACCCGCTGGGAATCTCCTCCGCTGGACGCAAGAGCCTCATGAGCAGCCCGCAGAGCCCCCTCAAATCAGACTGCCAGCCCAACTCCCCAACGGAGTCCAGCAGTAGCAAGAACGCCGGCCTCTCCTCCCAAACTGCCAGCGTGCAAGCTCCGCAAGGGACGCAGGACCCCAAATCCCGCAACTGGAAGAAGTACAAGTTCATCGTGCTGAATCAGAGCGCCAAGGAAGACGAGGCGGGGCTGCGGGATCCTGGGCTGCGGTCACCTCAGCGCCTCGGCCTGCAACCCTACCTCCACCCCAGTGACTCGGAGAACCTCGACCCACAAACCACGAGCAAGAGCAACAATCAGAGCGAGGACCTACCCGTGCCCCAGGCGAGCCGTCTCAACAACATCATAAACAG TGCACTGGAGGAACTGAGGAACGCTGAAAGCCACCCTCCGCACTATCTGAACCGCCTCAACTGCTCGTCCTGCGGCGCGCCGTCCCCGCAGCACTCCGAAGTGTGTCCCATCAGCTCCAGGTCCCGTCTATCAGAGGACATGGCAGAGCTGCACTCGGAATACTCCGACTCCAGTTGTG AAAACGGTACGTTCTTCTGCAACGAATGTGACTCCAAGTTCGCCGAGGACGAAGCGCTGAAACAGCACATGCTTCAAGTGCACAGCGACAAGCCATACAAGTGTGACCGCTGTCAGGCGGCTTTCCGCTACAAGGGCAACCTCGCGAGCCACAAGACTGTCCACACAG GAGAGAAGCCGTATCGCTGTAATATCTGTGGTGCTCAGTTTAACAGACCAGCAAACCTCAAGACTCACACTCGCATCCACTCAGGAGAGAAGCCATACAAATGTGAGACGTGCGGAGCTCGTTTTGTACAG GTTGCTCATCTCCGCGCCCACGTGTTGATCCACACGGGTGAGAAGCCATATCCGTGTGAGATCTGCGGAACACGCTTCCGTCACCTGCAGACGCTGAAGAGCCACCTGCGCATTCACACGGGAGAAAAGCCCTACCAT TGTGAGAAATGCAACTTGCACTTCCGCCACAAGAGCCAGCTGCGGCTGCATCTCCGACAGAAGCACGGCGCCATCACTAACACCAAGATCCAGTACCGCATGTCGACGGTGGACATGCCCATGACGGACGTGCCCATGGCGGACATGCCCACTGACTTGACGAAGGTGTGCTGA